From a single Sorghum bicolor cultivar BTx623 chromosome 5, Sorghum_bicolor_NCBIv3, whole genome shotgun sequence genomic region:
- the LOC8085842 gene encoding DDT domain-containing protein PTM yields the protein MEDPAAGIAPRDDPDRAPLPPQDSPVTAAAASPAEMAAAGGVKTETAGGAEAQEPAAVSAAGEAEPGGGGPGHAGDAVAEASASVPTAEATQVGGGAAADTAGGNLSAVPEADGDGGAGVGRDAVRAASEVVVALGGIAGGSRGVDPAVAQAKMVVDEGGDASKQKQGSPSCTACEVDVGSDPGAAQGLPPVGTEVGMEVDGGRVGEQEGKGAAGDSEVKMEVVDGRVWEQECAGAAVAGEAKMEEDDGRVVEVDDSRVQEQGCAGTAVAGEVKAVETDGRVVNQGPAATSAGGLQVRAKEAGECLVGRYIGRHAPGHASVLIGKVASYDSTADVYSVVFEDGHAEDLSLPRLQEFLMPDENGALGMKVSCRKRKLDLLVLSGSASEVKEPASTRQRVDGCEMPANPDALQCSGSGSDVSEDIESSSNSSDFTKEEPSEPCPPVQAVELPPSSGDIPVPEDSISYLFSVYNFLRSFSVQLFLSPFGLDDFVAAINCAVQNNLLDAVHVSLLRALKRHLESKSAQGSQMASNCLKYLDWTLLDALTWPTFLLEYLYVMRCIKNLGGQSFARNLLAAEYYKLPVAMKLRVLQVLCDHVLESEEFKTVLDDRVGYNEEMEYEIDSSTFWEAGSRAVSTRASKASAYKMMNDLQNFESAPSVTNPDVAVANVSQDGNSDDCRICGMDGTLVCCDGCPWAYHSRCIGQNKAFLPHGDWFCPECVVNKLGPTSSRIERGARGAQMFGVDMCGRLFLGTCNYLLVIETSSDVESYARYYNHYDVVKVLQRLAPSDAYVDICRQIMEYWKHLLGRVQSERSTILEEVGTRHTPQSSMLSFTPTKSEDGSGWTTSKDGGDSKTVALPQTNVQQKFVADQYTVCSAEHLEKQRCMSSLGVVTEKNVEVCKEALSAQKNIHNAPRNGNSGPFVPSSISHQNGSVGMVISNIAQPQPAHSIYRPDLSTVSAKAESFRPSLQDKHHLQLFTERSGNMSCGKAAKSSSFKPQAYMNLYNHGNIAASAAANLAVITSDEGKVSASQLTLKPKRKVAADNALQLKAFSSAVAQFVWPSTEKKLMEVPRDRCGWCLACRSSASGNKKACFLNMTTTNAAKSSARVLSTMRVIKNSDSHFPSIAAYLANMEESLRALLVGSLQDVQQRERWRQQLEEASNCRTIIPLLLELESNIRGVAFSASWLKPIDDWPAESPGPSTVASRPAQYQKRGAGGKRGRKRLLASESGTATNDDNSWTWWSGGGNIIRRTLQRGPLLHSAIRKAALQGGKKRIAGLSYHEGSNYPRRSRQFFWRACVVLSQTSSQLALQVRYLDAHIRWKEFIPPDQIPSDGKSSDADFSALRNAVLCDKKIIDNKIRYALKFPNQKHLSVRLTKNILEAESDQDESRKLWFSENHVPLYMLREFEQHAEASSLPTPGILDSNCFTNLYPRRVKAFDGDVFSYLFHKGEVYPCTSCKKDVLYRDIVKCSSCQGNCHKECTSRSVVSKGGSTTSSLICKLCLQKRTLMLTSYNTNINASYIQHQQKSNGQQPVAAPRIAFKVSSSHSAEPAPKVEAEPVTKVKAQPVGKVEAITQPVVNVKAEPLVKVEAQPLAKVATQNITGVQKKKAKKSTSEKPTKAKKVQPITYFGLVWKKNKNDNDDGSEFRANNVILKSKDGIGSSIKPKCCLCDKAYSPDFLYVRCEKCTNWFHGDSLQLDEDKLGELLGYRCCRCRRRAIPPCPHSDNYVKPEPEFSKQTVATSSLSTMLSSAETFALADQDPLLASYGIVEPIGEETRDVDISANMGSIAPGSNQKLSIRRAQTKSSEYLDQAGKPVNEYYIQNTPSGNGNINFSHMNGISFSEADSVDASELLGWDFSKGTTYAAPPDFTSNHQQNDTSCGSFVMDEYEPQTYFSFTELLEADDTHLDNAFGMATGLQDVNGTGSFVQQGVGFDDVSFMVEDGASNMNFSTNGPTPEEVACRNCKRTQPPPDLRCSVCGLRIHRYCSPWDQGVEPVESSNWSCGGCRGWQ from the exons ATGGAAGACCCCGCCGCGGGCATCGCCCCACGGGACGATCCCGATCGGGCGCCGCTACCGCCGCAGGACTCCCccgtcaccgccgccgccgcctcccccgCGGAGATGGCGGCCGCTGGTGGCGTGAAGACGGAGACCGCCGGTGGGGCGGAAGCGCAAGAGCCTGCTGCGGTAAGCGCGGCCGGTGAGGCCGAGCCGGGTGGAGGCGGTCCGGGACATGCGGGTGACGCGGTCGCGGAGGCATCGGCGAGCGTGCCCACGGCGGAGGCTACCCaagtcggcggcggcgcggctgcTGATACTGCGGGCGGAAACCTCTCCGCGGTGCCTGAGGCGGATGGGGATGGCGGCGCGGGCGTAGGGCGGGATGCTGTGCGCGCGGCGAGTGAGGTGGTGGTGGCTCTGGGCGGCATTGCGGGGGGATCGCGAGGTGTGGATCCCGCGGTGGCCCAGGCGAAGATGGTGGTGGACGAGGGTGGCGACGCGAGCAAGCAGAAGCAGGGCTCTCCGTCTTGTACGGCCTGCGAGGTGGATGTGGGGAGCGATCCGGGGGCAGCGCAGGGTTTGCCTCCTGTGGGGACTGAAGTGGGAATGGAGGTGGATGGCGGCCGTGTTGGGGAGCAAGAGGGGAAGGGAGCGGCTGGGGACTCTGAAGTGAAGATGGAGGTGGTTGATGGCCGTGTTTGGGAACAAGAGTGCGCGGGAGCCGCTGTGGCGGGAGAGGCTAAGATGGAGGAAGATGATGGAAGAGTAGTGGAGGTGGATGATAGCCGTGTTCAGGAACAAGGATGCGCGGGAACGGCTGTGGCGGGAGAGGTTAAGGCGGTGGAAACTGATGGAAGGGTGGTGAACCAAGGGCCTGCTGCCACATCTGCTGGGGGGCTTCAGGTGCGCGCCAAGGAGGCGGGGGAATGTCTGGTCGGCCGTTACATTGGCCGCCACGCGCCAGGGCATGCGAGCGTTCTTATTGGGAAGGTTGCGTCCTATGATAGCACAGCTGACGTGTACAGCGTGGTGTTTGAGGATGGACATGCTGAGGATTTGTCGCTTCCTCGGCTCCAGGAGTTCCTCATGCCCGACGAGAATGGTGCGTTAGGCATGAAGGTGAGCTGCAGGAAGAGGAAGCTGGACCTGCTGGTTTTGTCGGGGAGTGCCTCGGAGGTGAAAGAGCCAGCAAGTACAAGGCAGAGGGTTGACGGATGCGAGATGCCTGCCAACCCTGATGCGCTGCAGTGTAGTGGGTCTGGCTCGGATGTGTCTGAGGATATCGAATCTTCGAGTAATTCATCGGATTTCACTAAAGAAGAACCATCCGAGCCGTGCCCTCCTGTACAGGCTGTGGAGTTGCCCCCGTCATCGGGAGACATTCCTGTGCCAGAAGATTCCATAAGCTATCTCTTTTCGGTTTATAACTTCCTGCGATCCTTCAGCGTGCAGCTGTTCCTGAGTCCGTTTGGGCTGGATGATTTTGTTGCAGCCATTAATTGCGCTGTTCAGAATAACTTGTTGGATGCCGTACATGTCTCGCTACTGCGAGCACTGAAGCGGCATCTTGAATCTAAATCTGCTCAAGGATCTCAGATGGCTTCGAATTGCTTAAA GTATCTGGATTGGACATTACTAGATGCATTGACTTGGCCAACTTTCTTACTAGAGTACCTGTATGTGATGAGGTGCATTAAGAATCTAGGGGGGCAGAGTTTTGCTAGAAACCTCTTAGCTGCCGAGTACTATAAACTTCCTGTTGCCATGAAGTTGAGGGTGCTGCAAGTACTCTGTGACCATGTCCTTGAATCAGAAGAATTCAAAACTGTACTGGACGATCGAGTAGGCTACAatgaggagatggaatatgagatAGATTCTAGCACATTTTGGGAGGCTGGTTCAAGAGCAGTCTCGACTAGAGCCTCAAAGGCCTCAGcttacaaaatgatgaatgattTACAGAACTTTGAAAGTGCTCCAAGTGTAACAAATCCAGATGTTGCTGTAGCAAATGTTTCTCAGGACggcaatagtgatgattgccgAATATGTGGAATGGATGGGACTTTGGTGTGCTGTGATGGCTGCCCATGGGCATATCATTCGAGATGTATTGGTCAAAACAAAGCTTTCCTTCCCCATGGAGACTGGTTCTGTCCAGAATGTGTGGTCAACAAGCTTGGACCAACTTCGTCAAGAATTGAACGTGGTGCAAGAGGAGCTCAAATGTTTGGCGTTGATATGTGTGGGAGGCTATTCTTAGGAACCTGCAACTATTTACTGGT GATCGAAACTTCTTCAGATGTAGAGTCTTATGCAAGATATTACAATCATTATGATGTTGTCAAGGTCCTCCAGAGACTTGCTCCCTCAGATGCATATGTGGATATATGCAGGCAAATAATGGAATACTGGAAACATTTACTCGGTAGAGTTCAGAGTGAGAGATCAACAATATTGGAAGAAGTTGGTACAAGACATACTCCACAATCCAGTATGTTGAGTTTTACTCCAACAAAGTCAGAAGATGGAAGTGGCTGGACAACTTCAAAAGATGGTGGGGACAGTAAAACAGTAGCACTTCCTCAAACAAACGTACAACAGAAATTTGTCGCTGATCAGTATACAGTGTGCTCTGCTGAACACCTGGAGAAACAAAGATGCATGTCAAGCTTAGGTGTTGTAACCGAGAAGAATGTTGAAGTTTGCAAGGAAGCTCTGTCAGCTCAGAAGAACATACATAATGCACCTCGAAATGGAAATTCTGGACCATTTGTGCCATCCTCCATTTCTCATCAGAATGGATCTGTTGGAATGGTTATCTCTAACATAGCACAACCACAGCCAGCTCATAGTATATATCGTCCAGATTTATCCACTGTTTCTGCAAAGGCAGAATCATTTCGTCCATCTTTGCAAGATAAACACCACCTTCAGCTGTTTACTGAAAGATCTGGAAACATGAGTTGTGGCAAGGCAGCAAAATCGTCTTCTTTTAAACCACAAGCATACATGAATCTCTACAATCATGGCAACATTGCAGCGTCTGCTGCTGCCAATCTAGCTGTTATAACATCCGATGAAGGTAAGGTTTCCGCGTCCCAACTGACCTTAAAACCAAAGAGGAAAGTGGCTGCAGACAATGCTCTGCAGTTGAAAGCATTTTCCTCAGCAGTCGCACAATTTGTTTGGCCGAGTACTGAAAAGAAGCTTATGGAAGTTCCAAGAGATAGATGTGGTTGGTGCCTTGCTTGCAGAAGTTCAGCAAGTGGAAACAAAAAGGCTTGTTTTCTTAACATGACCACGACAAATGCTGCTAAAAGTTCTGCTCGAGTTCTTAGCACCATGCGTGTAATAAAAAATTCTGACAGCCACTTCCCCAGTATTGCTGCTTATTTAGCCAACATGGAGGAAAGCTTGCGTGCCCTGTTGGTTGGTTCACTACAAGACGTGCAGCAGAGAGAACGGTGGCGTCAACAACTAGAAGAAGCTTCCAACTGCAGAACTATAATACCCCTCTTGCTTGAG TTGGAAAGCAACATCCGTGGAGTAGCATTTTCTGCAAGCTGGTTGAAGCCAATAGACGATTGGCCTGCGGAATCTCCTGGTCCATCGACGGTAGCATCTCGTCCTGCACAATACCAAAAACGTGGGGCTGGTGGAAAGCGTGGCAGAAAACGTTTGTTGGCATCTGAATCTGGTACTGCTACTAACGATGACAACAGCTGGACTTGGTGGTCCGGAGGAGGAAATATAATAAGACGTACTTTGCAGAGGGGGCCTCTTCTACATTCAGCCATAAGAAAAGCTGCTCTCCAAG GTGGTAAAAAAAGGATAGCAGGTTTATCTTACCATGAAGGCTCCAATTATCCAAGACGATCTCGGCAATTTTTCTGGAGAGCATGTGTTGTACTAAGCCAGACTTCATCTCAACTTGCTCTGCAG GTTAGATATCTTGATGCCCACATCAGATGGAAGGAGTTCATCCCTCCTGATCAAATTCCTTCAGATGGAAAAAGTTCTGATGCTGACTTTTCTGCACTCAGAAATGCTGTACTCtgtgataaaaaaataattgacAATAAGATAAGATATGCACTTAAGTTTCCCAACCAAAAGCATCTTTCTGTCCGTCTGACAAAAAATATCTTGGAAGCAGAAAGTGATCAGGATGAAAGCAGAAAACTTTGGTTTTCTGAAAACCATGTGCCACTGTACATGTTACGAGAATTTGAGCAGCATGCTGAGGCTAGCTCCTTGCCTACTCCAGGAATTCTGGACTCTAACTGTTTTACCAATTTGTACCCAAGGCGAGTAAAAGCATTTGACGGAGATGTCTTTTCCTATCTCTTTCACAAGGGAGAAGTCTATCCCTGCACCTCATGCAAGAAGGATGTGCTCTACAG GGATATTGTTAAATGCAGCTCTTGTCAAG GTAATTGTCATAAAGAGTGTACATCAAGATCTGTTGTTAGCAAAGGAGGCAGTACTACTTCCAGTTTGATATGCAAGTTATGCCTCCAGAAGCGGACTCTTATGCTCACTAGTTACAATACAAATATAAATGCAAGTTATATCCAGCATCAACAGAAGAGTAATGGCCAACAGCCAGTGGCCGCTCCCAGAATTGCATTTAAGGTTAGTTCTTCCCATTCTGCTGAACCTGCCCCCAAAGTTGAAGCCGAGCCAGTCACAAAGGTTAAAGCACAACCAGTTGGAAAGGTGGAAGCTATAACCCAGCCAGTTGTGAATGTGAAAGCCGAGCCACTCGTGAAGGTGGAAGCCCAGCCACTCGCTAAAGTGGCAACTCAGAATATCACTGGTGTCCAAAAGAAAAAAGCTAAAAAGTCAACGTCAGAAAAACCAACAAAGGCTAAAAAAGTTCAACCGATCACATATTTTGGTCTCGTATGGAAGAAAAATaagaatgacaatgatgatggaaGTGAGTTCAGGGCAAATAATGTAATCCTTAAAAGCAAGGATGGTATAGGTTCATCAATAAAACCAAAATGTTGTCTATGTGACAAAGCTTATTCTCCGGATTTCCTGTATGTACGCTGTGAGAAGTGCACAA ATTGGTTTCATGGTGATTCCTTGCAACTTGATGAAGATAAGCTTGGTGAGTTGCTTGGATACCGATGCTGTAGGTGCCGAAGGAGAGCCATACCCCCATGTCCTCATTCAGATAATTATGTAAAGCCTGAACCAGAATTTAGTAAGCAAACAGTTGCAACATCATCACTGTCAACTATGCTATCTAGTGCGGAGACTTTTGCTTTAGCAGATCAGGACCCACTGCTTGCTTCATATGGAATAGTTGAACCAATTGGGGAAGAAACAAGGGATGTTGATATATCAGCGAACATGGGAAGCATTGCCCCAGGTAGTAACCAGAAGCTGTCCATAAGAAGAGCGCAAACTAAAAGTTCTGAATACCTTGATCAAGCTGGTAAACCTGTGAATGAGTATTATATCCAGAATACACCTTCAGGCAATGGAAACATCAATTTCAGCCATATGAATGGAATTTCTTTTTCGGAGGCTGACAGCGTGGATGCTTCAGAACTATTGGGGTGGGATTTTTCCAAAGGCACTACATATGCTGCCCCACCTGATTTCACTTCTAATCACCAGCAGAATGACACTAGCTGTGGCAGCTTTGTGATGGACGAGTATGAGCCCCAAACTTATTTCTCGTTCACTGAGCTGCTTGAAGCTGATGACACACACCTTGACAATGCATTTGGGATGGCTACTGGTCTGCAAGATGTTAATGGCACCGGAAGCTTTGTTCAACAAGGAGTTGGTTTTGATGATGTTTCTTTCATGGTAGAAGATGGAGCTTCAAATATGAATTTCTCAACAAATGGTCCCACGCCTGAAGAGGTAGCATGCCGCAACTGCAAGCGTACTCAGCCGCCACCTGATCTAAGATGTTCTGTCTGTGGCCTGCGCATACACCGGTATTGCTCACCGTGGGACCAAGGTGTAGAGCCTGTTGAGAGCAGCAATTGGAGTTGTGGTGGTTGCCGCGGATGGCAATGA